From the genome of Hymenobacter cellulosilyticus, one region includes:
- a CDS encoding NAD-dependent epimerase/dehydratase family protein: MVFVTGGSGLIGSFLISALLAQGYHVRALFRQQIPTIAGAEQVEWVEGDVRDILALRNALEGVTHVFHCAGLVSYAPQDEDALQQINVEGTANVVDACLDRPGIRLCHVSSVAALGGGAAAAEQEPGRTQLLTEEAKWDLGAAHAAYATSKYLGELEVWRGVAEGLAAVMVNPSVVLGPADWKRSSTRLFRYAYNEHAFYTPGSVNFVDVRDVVEAMLRLTFAPTISAERFILNAGAVPLHEFLAQAAACFGKKAPRIAVPDWAAEIIWRAEHARSVLTGARPLITKDTARAGRKPVVYQSQKVQQATGMTFRTLADTVAWCCQELQTNSATSGAVVVY; encoded by the coding sequence ATGGTTTTCGTCACCGGTGGCAGCGGCCTGATTGGCAGTTTTCTGATTTCGGCCCTGCTCGCGCAAGGCTACCACGTCCGGGCCCTATTTCGCCAGCAGATTCCGACTATTGCCGGAGCCGAGCAAGTAGAGTGGGTTGAGGGTGACGTGCGCGACATTCTGGCCCTGCGTAATGCTTTGGAGGGTGTGACGCACGTGTTTCACTGCGCCGGGCTGGTATCCTACGCTCCGCAGGACGAAGACGCGCTGCAGCAGATCAACGTGGAGGGCACGGCCAACGTGGTCGATGCCTGCCTTGACCGGCCCGGTATCCGGCTGTGCCACGTGTCGTCGGTGGCGGCGTTGGGCGGCGGGGCTGCTGCGGCCGAACAGGAGCCGGGCCGCACGCAGCTGCTCACGGAAGAGGCCAAATGGGACCTGGGTGCGGCTCACGCCGCGTACGCCACGTCGAAGTACCTGGGCGAGCTGGAAGTGTGGCGGGGTGTGGCTGAAGGCCTGGCGGCAGTAATGGTCAATCCGTCCGTAGTACTGGGCCCCGCCGACTGGAAGCGCAGCAGCACCCGTTTGTTTCGGTATGCGTATAATGAGCATGCCTTTTATACCCCCGGCAGTGTTAATTTTGTGGACGTGCGGGACGTGGTGGAAGCAATGCTGCGGCTGACTTTTGCCCCGACTATTTCGGCGGAGCGCTTTATTCTGAATGCCGGGGCCGTTCCCCTGCACGAGTTTCTGGCTCAGGCTGCGGCCTGCTTTGGCAAGAAAGCCCCCCGTATTGCCGTACCCGATTGGGCCGCCGAAATCATCTGGCGGGCCGAGCACGCCCGCTCGGTGCTAACGGGGGCCCGGCCGCTGATAACCAAAGACACGGCCCGGGCTGGCCGCAAACCAGTGGTGTACCAGAGCCAAAAGGTGCAGCAGGCCACCGGAATGACGTTCCGGACCCTGGCCGACACGGTAGCCTGGTGCTGCCAGGAGCTGCAGACGAACTCCGCTACCTCCGGTGCGGTTGTTGTATATTAG
- a CDS encoding CpsB/CapC family capsule biosynthesis tyrosine phosphatase: MRESGVLLQLNLNSLAGYYSAGAKRVAEKLIDAGLIDLVGTDAHNLKHTDTLLRKVLPTPYLQKALALPLLNSSL; encoded by the coding sequence GTGCGGGAAAGCGGCGTGCTGCTGCAACTGAATTTGAATTCCCTGGCGGGCTATTACTCGGCCGGGGCCAAGCGGGTAGCCGAAAAGCTCATTGATGCCGGCCTGATAGACTTGGTGGGCACGGATGCGCACAACCTGAAGCACACCGACACGCTGCTGCGCAAAGTGCTGCCGACGCCTTATCTGCAAAAAGCGCTGGCCCTGCCGCTGCTGAATAGCTCCTTGTAA
- a CDS encoding tyrosine-protein phosphatase codes for MASFFQRLFGSSSASGSEPAATLATLEVDMHSHLLPGLDDGAETVEQSVELLRALRALGYRKLIMTPHIMGDFYKNTPASVRAALQQLQEAATAAGITDVTLECAAEYYLDEWLQQKIESQEPLLSFGGDKKYLLFETSYINEPFNFAETVFNLKSAGYQPVLAHPSATPTSMAASMNWPRCGKAACCCN; via the coding sequence ATGGCGTCTTTCTTTCAGCGGCTTTTTGGCAGCTCCTCCGCTTCAGGCTCTGAGCCGGCAGCTACCCTGGCGACGCTGGAAGTCGATATGCACTCCCACCTGCTGCCCGGCCTCGACGACGGGGCCGAAACGGTGGAGCAGTCGGTGGAGCTGCTGCGGGCGTTGCGGGCGCTAGGTTATCGGAAGCTGATCATGACGCCTCACATCATGGGCGACTTTTACAAGAACACGCCCGCCAGTGTGCGCGCCGCGCTACAGCAGCTGCAGGAAGCGGCCACGGCAGCCGGTATCACCGATGTGACGCTGGAGTGCGCCGCCGAGTATTACCTGGACGAGTGGCTGCAGCAGAAAATTGAAAGCCAAGAACCGCTGCTCAGCTTCGGAGGCGACAAAAAGTATCTGCTGTTCGAAACCTCGTACATCAACGAGCCCTTCAACTTTGCCGAAACCGTCTTTAACCTGAAGTCGGCGGGCTACCAGCCGGTGCTGGCCCACCCGAGCGCTACACCTACTTCTATGGCCGCTTCGATGAACTGGCCAAGGTGCGGGAAAGCGGCGTGCTGCTGCAACTGA
- a CDS encoding GumC family protein, giving the protein MAVNENAELEELIRSAGGAEPNAVEDEGGGLDLTTLLLVARRSILWIILLIALGLSASWLLLRYTKPVYKSSSLLKIDEKTEAGALGLDGAVGQAVGASSVNKLSGEVELIKSNIIYQRLKDSLELNVNYYVEGTVLETELYGASPFKVAYKIKDPNFFNTKFALNFTGPQQFRLSYLYLGQERSATYTLGQPVVVPGMELLITATPLLDEGAREKNYHFVINDDGAVNNYLNTNLSVDIVNPDANTIQIAFTDFNPAKARDIVNKIDTVYLQEKLAKKQEATAQTLQFLDKTLAENQQQLQKAEENLQAFVRENKTYDVKAEVTTITEKLAEQEEGRLKLVEKARLLGEISRLVDQDRLTQSEDATLEQSIPGIAAIEDPQLTQQLSELNGIQWNLRRLLRSYNETTEAVKQQQAQLTYVKSNIRRLLQQNRRLLQAQIDRMNQQRAQFSAELQTLPQKETELARLRRPFELYEKSYLMLMDKKVEFSIAKAGTTPDFQILSPASMPGAPISPVRTMIYAIGLAGGIALGLALIAVRYFMHNTVTNVRELERATSASVLGVIPTYDKEKMTVSKLVVDKNPKSAISESIRSIRTNLDFISSAKKKRLISVTSTISGEGKTFVTVNLGGIIALSEQRVVILDLDMRKPKVNLAFGAENVKGVSTILIEKHTILECIQHTSIPTLDFISAGPTPPNPSELILSAKFDEMLEELYQHYDVILIDTPPVGLVTDGILIMRKADIPIYIVRANYSKKSFLKNVNKLIRANNFTRLCAILNDSTASGLYGYGYGYGYGYGYGYGQGYYEETRPVVGLFSRLRKRFT; this is encoded by the coding sequence ATGGCAGTAAACGAAAACGCTGAGCTGGAAGAACTTATTCGCAGTGCCGGCGGCGCCGAACCTAATGCGGTGGAAGATGAAGGTGGCGGGCTGGACCTGACCACTTTACTGCTGGTAGCACGCCGCAGCATTCTTTGGATTATCCTGCTGATTGCCCTGGGCCTGTCTGCTTCGTGGTTGCTGCTGCGCTACACCAAGCCCGTTTATAAGTCTTCGTCGCTGCTCAAAATTGATGAGAAGACTGAGGCAGGGGCTCTGGGTTTGGATGGGGCAGTGGGTCAGGCGGTGGGCGCTAGCAGCGTCAACAAGCTCTCGGGCGAGGTGGAGTTGATTAAGTCCAACATCATCTATCAGCGGCTCAAAGACTCGCTGGAGCTCAACGTGAATTACTACGTGGAGGGCACCGTGCTGGAAACAGAGCTGTATGGCGCCTCCCCGTTCAAGGTAGCCTACAAAATCAAGGACCCGAATTTCTTCAACACCAAGTTCGCCCTGAACTTCACCGGTCCCCAGCAGTTTCGGCTGTCGTACCTGTATCTGGGGCAGGAGCGGAGTGCAACCTACACGCTGGGTCAGCCGGTGGTGGTGCCCGGCATGGAACTGCTGATTACCGCCACGCCTCTGCTGGATGAAGGAGCCCGGGAGAAGAATTATCACTTTGTCATCAACGATGACGGAGCGGTAAACAACTACCTGAATACCAACCTGAGCGTGGATATCGTCAACCCCGACGCCAACACGATTCAGATTGCCTTCACCGATTTCAATCCGGCCAAAGCCCGCGACATCGTTAATAAGATTGACACGGTGTATTTGCAGGAGAAGCTGGCTAAAAAGCAGGAAGCTACGGCCCAGACGCTCCAGTTTCTGGATAAGACCCTGGCCGAAAACCAGCAGCAGCTCCAGAAAGCAGAGGAAAATCTGCAAGCTTTCGTGCGGGAAAACAAAACCTATGATGTTAAGGCCGAGGTAACGACGATTACCGAGAAGCTGGCAGAGCAGGAAGAAGGCCGGCTGAAGCTGGTGGAAAAGGCCCGTTTGCTGGGCGAGATCAGCCGCTTGGTGGACCAGGACCGTCTGACGCAGAGCGAGGACGCCACGTTGGAACAAAGCATTCCGGGTATTGCCGCCATTGAAGACCCGCAGCTCACCCAGCAGCTTAGCGAGCTGAATGGAATACAGTGGAATCTGCGCCGCCTGTTGCGTTCCTATAACGAAACGACGGAGGCCGTCAAGCAGCAGCAGGCTCAGCTGACGTACGTGAAAAGCAACATCCGGCGCTTGCTGCAGCAAAACCGCCGCTTGCTGCAAGCCCAGATTGACCGCATGAACCAGCAGCGTGCCCAGTTCAGCGCCGAGCTGCAAACGCTGCCCCAGAAAGAAACCGAGCTGGCCCGTCTCCGGCGGCCATTCGAGCTGTATGAGAAGTCGTACCTGATGCTGATGGACAAGAAAGTCGAGTTCAGCATTGCTAAAGCCGGTACCACCCCCGACTTCCAGATTCTTTCGCCAGCCAGCATGCCGGGCGCCCCCATTTCACCGGTACGCACGATGATCTACGCCATTGGTCTGGCCGGCGGTATTGCCCTGGGCTTGGCCCTGATTGCGGTGCGCTACTTTATGCACAACACCGTTACCAACGTGCGGGAGCTGGAGCGCGCTACCTCCGCCTCCGTGCTAGGCGTGATTCCGACCTACGACAAGGAGAAGATGACCGTCTCGAAGCTGGTGGTGGACAAAAATCCCAAATCGGCTATTTCCGAGTCTATCCGCTCCATCCGGACCAACCTGGACTTTATCAGTTCGGCCAAGAAGAAGCGGCTGATTTCGGTGACGTCCACGATTTCGGGAGAAGGTAAAACCTTCGTGACGGTAAACCTGGGCGGTATTATTGCCCTTTCCGAGCAGCGCGTGGTCATCCTGGACCTGGATATGCGCAAGCCCAAGGTAAACTTGGCCTTTGGAGCCGAGAACGTGAAGGGCGTCAGCACCATCCTGATTGAGAAGCACACCATCCTGGAGTGCATTCAGCACACGAGCATCCCGACGCTGGACTTTATTTCGGCCGGCCCGACGCCGCCTAACCCGTCGGAGCTGATTCTGAGCGCCAAGTTCGATGAGATGCTCGAGGAGCTTTATCAGCACTACGACGTAATTCTGATTGACACGCCGCCGGTAGGCCTTGTCACGGACGGCATCCTGATTATGCGCAAAGCCGATATTCCGATTTATATCGTGCGGGCTAATTACTCGAAGAAGTCCTTCCTTAAGAATGTCAACAAGCTGATTCGGGCCAACAACTTTACCCGTCTCTGCGCCATTCTCAACGACTCGACGGCCAGCGGGCTGTATGGCTACGGGTATGGCTACGGCTACGGCTACGGGTATGGCTACGGCCAGGGATACTACGAGGAGACCCGGCCCGTGGTGGGACTGTTCTCGCGCTTACGCAAGCGCTTTACCTAA
- a CDS encoding polysaccharide biosynthesis/export family protein has product MQQPALYRLLRLWLLCVPFAVLFSSCTTGRYYRQNIMFRTPTGEGVDTMKLRSLVGRTSRNYLIQPNDYLEVRVYTNKGERILDPNGELQFGSPSSTGTSTAAPTTGRGATGGSRGGGQSGTQAPGANQFLVQATGMVNLPMVNMVKVSGLTLLEADSLLKTKYDVFYKDSYVATRVTNNRIIVLGAPGGQVISMYNDNMNLLEVLASAGGLEGGIGGGGGGGGGGGGRGRAYNIRLIRGDLRNPQVQVIDLSTIEGMRRANLQVEANDVVYIEPVRRPFFEALSDAGAVFGIIGGLAGILTSYVLVKDIISR; this is encoded by the coding sequence ATGCAACAACCCGCTCTCTACCGACTTCTGCGCCTCTGGCTGCTGTGCGTGCCTTTCGCCGTGCTATTCTCCTCCTGCACCACCGGCCGCTACTACCGGCAGAACATCATGTTTCGCACGCCCACCGGGGAAGGTGTCGACACCATGAAGCTGCGTTCTTTGGTCGGGCGCACTAGTCGAAACTACCTGATTCAGCCCAACGACTACCTCGAAGTTCGGGTATATACCAACAAAGGGGAAAGAATTCTGGACCCCAACGGCGAGCTGCAGTTTGGTTCTCCCTCTTCAACCGGTACCAGCACCGCGGCGCCTACCACGGGCCGGGGCGCGACGGGGGGAAGCCGGGGCGGCGGACAATCCGGCACCCAGGCTCCCGGTGCCAACCAGTTTCTGGTGCAGGCAACCGGTATGGTAAACCTGCCGATGGTGAACATGGTGAAGGTGAGCGGCCTGACGTTGCTTGAGGCAGATAGCCTGCTCAAAACCAAGTACGACGTATTCTACAAAGATTCGTACGTAGCTACCCGCGTCACCAACAACCGCATTATTGTACTAGGTGCCCCGGGCGGGCAAGTCATTTCCATGTACAACGACAATATGAACCTGCTGGAAGTTCTGGCCTCGGCCGGTGGTTTGGAAGGTGGCATTGGTGGCGGCGGCGGTGGCGGCGGTGGGGGCGGCGGCCGGGGACGGGCTTACAATATTCGCCTGATCCGGGGTGATTTGCGCAATCCGCAGGTGCAGGTTATTGACTTATCTACCATCGAGGGTATGCGCCGGGCCAATTTGCAGGTGGAGGCCAACGATGTAGTCTATATCGAGCCCGTGCGACGTCCCTTCTTTGAGGCACTTTCTGATGCCGGAGCCGTGTTTGGTATCATAGGTGGGTTGGCAGGAATCTTGACATCCTACGTTTTAGTGAAAGATATCATCAGTAGGTAG
- a CDS encoding acyl-CoA dehydrogenase family protein, which produces MELVATENQTMIAQMVRDFGATHIKPDMMKWDESQEFPIEVFKKLGELGLMGVLVPQEYGGAGFGYVEYVTAIAELSKIDGSIGLSMAAHNSLCTGHILQFGSEEQKRKWLPKLASAEWIGAWGLTEPNTGSDAGNMRTVAVEDGDDYVLNGAKNFITHGKSSSIAVVIARTGEVGDSHGMTAFVIEKPTEGFTHGLKADKLGMRASETTELIFTDCRVPKANILGKVGEGFIQSMKVLDGGRISIAALSLGIAQGAFEAALRYSQERHQFNQPISNFQGISFKLADMATEIEAASLLTYRAADMKDRGLNVNQESAMAKLYASEVCVRCANEGVQIFGGYGYTKDYPAEKYYRDSKLCTIGEGTSEIQKLVIARTLLK; this is translated from the coding sequence ATGGAACTTGTAGCCACCGAAAATCAAACAATGATTGCCCAGATGGTGCGCGACTTCGGCGCAACCCACATCAAACCCGACATGATGAAGTGGGATGAAAGCCAGGAGTTTCCCATTGAAGTCTTCAAAAAACTGGGTGAACTGGGCCTGATGGGCGTACTCGTCCCCCAGGAGTACGGCGGCGCGGGCTTCGGCTACGTCGAGTACGTAACCGCTATTGCCGAGCTGTCCAAGATTGATGGTAGCATTGGTCTGAGCATGGCTGCTCACAATTCGCTCTGCACCGGGCACATTCTGCAGTTTGGCTCCGAGGAGCAGAAGCGCAAGTGGCTGCCCAAGCTGGCCTCGGCCGAGTGGATAGGCGCCTGGGGCCTGACCGAGCCCAACACCGGCTCCGATGCGGGCAACATGCGCACCGTAGCCGTGGAAGATGGCGACGACTACGTGCTGAACGGCGCCAAGAACTTTATTACCCACGGCAAGAGCAGCAGCATTGCCGTTGTTATTGCCCGTACCGGCGAAGTCGGCGACTCCCACGGCATGACCGCCTTCGTGATTGAGAAGCCCACCGAAGGCTTCACCCACGGCCTGAAAGCCGATAAGCTGGGCATGCGCGCCTCCGAAACCACCGAACTGATCTTCACCGATTGCCGCGTACCAAAAGCCAACATCCTGGGCAAAGTAGGCGAAGGATTCATCCAGTCGATGAAGGTGCTGGACGGCGGCCGGATTTCTATTGCGGCTCTGTCGCTGGGCATTGCCCAAGGTGCGTTTGAGGCCGCTCTGCGCTACTCGCAGGAGCGCCATCAGTTCAACCAGCCGATTTCCAACTTCCAGGGCATCTCCTTTAAGCTGGCCGACATGGCTACCGAAATTGAGGCTGCTTCCCTGCTCACCTACCGCGCCGCCGACATGAAGGACCGCGGCCTGAACGTGAACCAGGAGTCGGCTATGGCCAAGCTCTACGCCTCGGAAGTGTGCGTACGCTGCGCCAACGAGGGTGTGCAGATCTTTGGCGGCTACGGCTACACCAAGGACTACCCCGCCGAGAAGTACTACCGCGACTCCAAGCTGTGCACCATTGGCGAAGGCACCAGCGAAATTCAGA